In Pseudomonas fluorescens, one genomic interval encodes:
- a CDS encoding MFS transporter — protein MTRNLIHLLRPNGYFSLMAWVLAALLFINRLSSMVKLFMALYLRQELGLAIETVGWLLSAYGAGLLVGSMLGGLLSDHVRTARLTAGLFFVSVWVLILLGLVSQVPLLAALLLLSGTIDGAIRTLHQRLIMEYCEVSQRSRAQALSRVARNLGMAAAGVAGGVLAQTDFRWVFFVSAAMTLLALLWFVRTTWRRAVLEPDEVTEAGTGTPLRDAAFLWLLGAAVLLGMAFDTVYSTLGNYLRDYYHLSTEAIGWQFGLNAMLVVALQIPLTHWGERWGLRRQLLAGCVLLAVGLGMLPFGSGLFYVCLSTVIWTLGEAFFMPPMNVLVMRHAQGGKSGQYFGLFFMSWSASALLSPVLSGQLYGRFGGHSVWLASATLALLTLPLICLATRSSTQAKVLATSKRTASLS, from the coding sequence ATGACGCGCAACCTCATCCATCTGCTGCGCCCCAATGGCTATTTCAGTCTGATGGCCTGGGTGCTTGCGGCGTTGCTGTTCATCAATCGTCTGAGCAGCATGGTCAAGTTGTTCATGGCGCTGTATCTGCGTCAGGAGCTGGGGCTGGCGATTGAAACCGTCGGCTGGTTGCTGTCGGCCTATGGTGCCGGGTTGTTGGTCGGTTCGATGCTGGGTGGTTTGCTCAGTGACCATGTGCGTACGGCGCGGCTGACGGCGGGGTTGTTCTTTGTTTCGGTGTGGGTGTTGATCCTGCTGGGGCTGGTCTCGCAAGTGCCGTTGCTTGCGGCATTGCTGTTGCTCAGCGGGACGATCGATGGGGCCATTCGCACCCTGCACCAACGCCTGATCATGGAGTACTGCGAAGTCTCTCAACGCTCGCGCGCGCAGGCCTTGAGCCGGGTGGCGCGTAACCTTGGCATGGCCGCCGCGGGTGTGGCGGGCGGGGTGTTGGCGCAGACGGATTTCCGTTGGGTGTTTTTTGTCAGTGCGGCGATGACGTTGCTGGCGTTGCTGTGGTTTGTGCGCACTACCTGGCGCCGTGCGGTGCTTGAACCCGATGAGGTGACCGAGGCTGGCACGGGCACACCGTTGCGCGACGCGGCGTTCCTCTGGCTGCTCGGTGCGGCCGTGTTGCTGGGGATGGCCTTCGACACGGTTTACAGCACGCTGGGCAACTATCTGCGCGACTACTACCACTTGAGCACCGAGGCCATCGGCTGGCAGTTCGGGCTTAACGCGATGCTGGTGGTGGCGCTGCAGATACCACTGACGCATTGGGGCGAGCGCTGGGGCTTGCGTCGGCAATTGCTGGCGGGTTGTGTGTTGCTGGCGGTCGGGTTGGGAATGCTGCCGTTTGGTTCGGGGCTGTTTTACGTGTGTTTGTCGACGGTGATCTGGACGTTGGGTGAAGCTTTTTTCATGCCGCCGATGAATGTGCTGGTCATGCGGCATGCGCAGGGCGGCAAAAGCGGCCAGTATTTCGGCCTGTTTTTCATGAGCTGGAGCGCCAGTGCATTGCTGTCGCCGGTGTTGAGTGGTCAGTTGTATGGTCGCTTCGGCGGCCACAGTGTATGGCTTGCAAGCGCGACACTGGCGTTGTTGACCTTGCCGCTGATCTGCCTGGCGACGCGCTCATCGACCCAGGCCAAAGTGCTGGCCACCAGCAAACGCACGGCCTCGCTTAGCTGA